Proteins encoded by one window of Synechococcus sp. MVIR-18-1:
- a CDS encoding isoprenyl transferase, which produces MSQRLVTSSDDARIEVCPAEINPQRLPAHVAVIMDGNGRWAQSRGLPRVMGHRAGVEALKATLRRCSDWGVKALTAYAFSTENWSRPGDEVNFLMTLFERVLERELQALEKERVRIRFLGDLEPLPSRLQSLIDEATKRTALNDGIHFNVCTNYGGRHELVVAARRLAERAATGELDPSKIDEQTLAGELFTAGEIDPDLLIRTSGEHRISNFLLWQLAYAEIHVTDVLWPDFDREALVSAFLDYQSRTRRFGGLVV; this is translated from the coding sequence TTGAGTCAACGCTTGGTCACTAGTTCAGATGACGCTCGGATTGAGGTTTGTCCTGCCGAGATCAATCCTCAGCGTTTGCCCGCTCATGTGGCAGTGATCATGGATGGCAATGGACGCTGGGCCCAATCAAGGGGCTTACCGCGTGTCATGGGGCACCGGGCAGGTGTTGAGGCTCTGAAAGCGACCTTGCGTCGTTGCAGCGATTGGGGTGTGAAGGCTCTTACCGCCTACGCCTTCTCCACAGAAAACTGGTCTCGCCCAGGCGATGAAGTGAATTTTTTGATGACGTTGTTTGAGCGGGTCCTCGAACGCGAGCTTCAGGCTTTGGAAAAGGAGAGGGTTCGGATCCGTTTTCTTGGCGATCTTGAGCCCCTGCCGTCCCGTCTGCAGTCCTTGATCGACGAAGCGACGAAGCGTACGGCGTTGAACGATGGAATTCATTTCAACGTTTGCACCAACTACGGAGGACGGCATGAGCTGGTTGTCGCAGCCAGACGGCTGGCTGAACGGGCAGCAACCGGTGAGCTGGACCCCTCCAAGATCGACGAGCAGACCCTCGCTGGAGAACTGTTCACAGCCGGAGAAATTGATCCCGATCTCTTGATTCGCACGAGTGGTGAACATCGAATCAGCAATTTTTTGTTGTGGCAGCTCGCTTACGCCGAAATCCACGTCACCGATGTTCTTTGGCCCGATTTCGATCGTGAGGCCTTAGTAAGCGCGTTCTTGGATTATCAAAGTCGAACCCGTCGCTTTGGGGGGTTAGTGGTCTAA
- the bioB gene encoding biotin synthase BioB, translating into MTEAVEVRHDWTRSEIEALLDLPLMDLLWRAQGVHRATNPGYHVQLASLLSVKTGGCEEDCAYCPQSMHHSSDVTGQPELQVAPVLERAKAAKQAGADRFCMGWAWREIREGAPFEAMLQMVSGVRALGMEACVTAGMLTDDQAKRLAEAGLTAYNHNLDTSPEHYDKIITTRTFQERLETLERVRQAGVTLCCGGIIGMGETVKDRASMLQVLASINPHPESVPINALVAVEGTPLEELPPIDPIELVRMIAVTRILMPGSRVRLSAGREQLSQEAQILCLQAGADSIFYGETLLTTGNPAVEADRALLRTAGVQANWHSPAAA; encoded by the coding sequence ATGACGGAAGCGGTTGAAGTGCGCCATGACTGGACGCGAAGCGAGATCGAAGCGCTTTTGGATCTTCCCCTGATGGATTTGCTTTGGCGTGCTCAGGGGGTGCATCGTGCAACCAACCCTGGATATCACGTCCAGTTGGCTTCGCTGTTGAGTGTCAAAACCGGAGGGTGCGAAGAAGACTGCGCGTACTGCCCCCAATCGATGCATCACAGCAGTGATGTCACAGGTCAGCCCGAATTGCAGGTGGCTCCTGTTTTAGAGCGAGCCAAAGCTGCCAAGCAGGCTGGTGCGGACCGATTTTGCATGGGCTGGGCTTGGCGTGAAATCCGCGAAGGTGCCCCATTCGAGGCGATGTTGCAGATGGTGAGTGGCGTGCGTGCCTTGGGGATGGAAGCTTGCGTCACCGCCGGGATGCTCACCGATGACCAGGCAAAGCGTCTCGCTGAGGCGGGTCTAACGGCCTACAACCACAACCTTGATACCAGCCCTGAGCACTACGACAAAATCATCACGACGCGGACCTTCCAAGAACGTCTGGAGACGCTTGAGCGGGTGCGTCAAGCAGGTGTGACTCTCTGCTGCGGCGGCATCATTGGTATGGGGGAAACTGTGAAGGACCGAGCCTCGATGCTGCAGGTGCTGGCGTCGATCAATCCCCATCCGGAGAGCGTTCCGATTAACGCTTTGGTGGCGGTAGAGGGCACTCCGCTCGAGGAACTCCCCCCCATCGATCCCATCGAGTTGGTTCGCATGATTGCCGTGACGAGGATCCTGATGCCCGGCAGTCGGGTTCGCCTCAGTGCGGGTCGGGAACAGCTCAGCCAGGAGGCGCAGATTTTGTGTTTGCAAGCTGGTGCGGATTCGATTTTTTATGGCGAAACGCTCCTCACGACTGGAAATCCCGCGGTGGAGGCTGACCGTGCGCTGCTTCGAACTGCCGGTGTGCAGGCCAACTGGCACTCCCCAGCGGCTGCCTGA
- a CDS encoding rhodanese-related sulfurtransferase: MGAAMGADGIQDDLLVAAFYAFTPLADADQQELLTALPPLAQAETVLGSVLIAAEGVNGTVCGPSLGVERLLALLRSQLPLGEAHYDCLEVKRSWNPDQVFRRFKARSKREIVTLGQPQVDPRDSVGTYVDPQDWNALIDDPDTLVIDARNTYEVAIGSFAGALNPQTESFRDFPDWVDQTLRPRVAQEGPKRIAMFCTGGIRCEKASSFLQQQGFGEVHHLRGGILRYLEEVPEQNSRWRGECFVFDQRVALNHQLERGDYCLCHACGLPVSSEQQTLPSYIKGVQCLHCIDQFTEADRRRFAMRQQQIDQLQA, encoded by the coding sequence ATGGGAGCTGCGATGGGAGCAGATGGGATTCAGGACGATCTGCTAGTTGCAGCTTTTTATGCCTTTACCCCGTTGGCGGACGCCGATCAACAGGAGCTGCTAACCGCCCTGCCCCCCCTGGCGCAGGCTGAAACCGTTCTTGGTTCGGTGTTGATCGCTGCTGAAGGTGTGAACGGCACGGTCTGTGGTCCTTCGTTGGGAGTGGAGCGATTGCTAGCCCTTCTACGCAGCCAGCTTCCGCTTGGTGAGGCCCATTACGACTGCCTGGAGGTGAAACGCAGCTGGAATCCTGATCAAGTGTTTCGACGCTTTAAGGCCAGGAGCAAGCGAGAGATCGTGACGCTTGGACAACCGCAAGTGGATCCTCGTGACAGTGTTGGCACCTATGTGGATCCTCAGGATTGGAATGCCTTGATTGATGATCCCGACACGCTGGTGATCGATGCGCGCAACACCTACGAGGTGGCGATCGGTAGTTTTGCAGGGGCCTTAAATCCGCAAACGGAAAGCTTCCGGGACTTTCCCGACTGGGTGGATCAGACGCTTCGTCCTCGCGTTGCACAAGAGGGCCCTAAGCGCATTGCCATGTTTTGCACCGGTGGCATTCGCTGTGAAAAGGCCAGCAGTTTTTTGCAACAGCAGGGCTTTGGTGAAGTCCATCATTTGCGTGGAGGCATTCTTCGCTATCTCGAAGAGGTTCCAGAGCAGAACAGCCGATGGCGAGGGGAGTGTTTCGTGTTTGATCAGCGCGTTGCGCTGAATCATCAGTTGGAACGAGGTGACTACTGCCTATGCCATGCCTGCGGTTTGCCGGTTTCCTCTGAGCAGCAAACCCTGCCGAGCTACATCAAGGGCGTGCAGTGTTTGCATTGCATCGATCAATTCACAGAGGCCGATCGCCGCAGATTTGCCATGCGCCAACAACAGATCGACCAGCTTCAGGCCTAG
- a CDS encoding DUF952 domain-containing protein, with protein MLPILYSFRRCPYAMRARWALLQAGLMVQWREIELKAKPAAMLEASPKGTVPVLVLADGSVIDESLAIMRWALQKADPCGVLEAEDSALLIEENDRSLKHHLDRFKYTDRYPGALKEDHRQAGLVILRSWSERISRNGWLLADRMALADAALWPFVRQWRLTDAAGFDADPHLAPLREWLMRFLDDPMMERLMQRADPWLSGGMQPIFPADAIAIPMDQPLFHLALESDWQAALERGDYRVSTRGLSLEQVGFIHLSWQEQLQATFDRFYADAGAVLTLRINPKLVSAPLRADAIHTGVLFPHLYGPLPIASVVEVSPFSSLPAC; from the coding sequence TTGCTGCCCATCCTCTACAGCTTTCGCCGTTGTCCCTATGCGATGCGTGCTCGCTGGGCCCTGCTCCAGGCCGGTCTCATGGTGCAGTGGAGAGAAATTGAACTCAAAGCCAAGCCTGCAGCGATGCTGGAGGCCTCTCCTAAAGGCACGGTTCCGGTTCTGGTCTTAGCTGACGGCAGCGTGATCGATGAGAGTTTGGCGATCATGCGCTGGGCTTTGCAGAAGGCTGATCCCTGTGGCGTGTTGGAGGCTGAAGACTCAGCTCTTTTGATTGAAGAAAATGATCGGTCGTTGAAGCATCATCTCGATCGTTTCAAGTACACCGACCGTTATCCCGGAGCCTTAAAAGAGGACCATCGCCAGGCTGGTCTTGTGATTCTGCGCAGCTGGAGCGAACGCATCAGCAGGAACGGTTGGTTGCTGGCTGATCGGATGGCTTTGGCGGATGCGGCCCTATGGCCGTTTGTAAGGCAGTGGCGTCTGACCGATGCGGCTGGATTTGATGCTGATCCTCACTTGGCACCGTTGCGGGAATGGCTGATGCGCTTTCTCGATGATCCGATGATGGAACGATTGATGCAACGTGCTGATCCCTGGTTGTCAGGTGGAATGCAACCGATTTTTCCGGCTGATGCCATTGCAATTCCCATGGATCAACCGCTGTTTCATCTCGCCTTGGAATCCGATTGGCAGGCTGCTCTAGAGCGAGGCGACTATCGCGTTTCAACGCGCGGCTTGTCCCTCGAACAGGTGGGATTCATTCATCTGTCTTGGCAAGAGCAGCTGCAAGCCACGTTTGACCGGTTTTATGCCGACGCTGGTGCCGTCCTAACGCTCAGAATCAATCCGAAGCTGGTGTCTGCCCCCCTGCGAGCAGATGCCATCCATACAGGCGTGCTTTTCCCGCATCTGTATGGCCCACTTCCCATTGCCTCGGTGGTCGAGGTGAGTCCTTTCTCTTCTCTGCCCGCGTGCTGA
- the lipA gene encoding lipoyl synthase, with translation MSRYSEIRPSERLPEWLRRPIGNASAIEQVQSLVKQNGLNTICEEGRCPNRGECYAAGTATFLLGGSICTRSCAFCQVDKGRAPEALNPEEGGRVAEAVLRMGLRYVVLTAVARDDLEDHGASLFTSAMAAIRARNPLIAIEVLTPDFWGGVADQAKALQAQQQRLASVLKAQPVCFNHNLETVKRLQGEVRRGATYTRSLGLLAAARELAPSIPTKSGLMLGLGESKEEVIDTLKDLRHVDCQRITLGQYLRPSLAHIPVARYWHPTEFAELGAIATDLGFTQVRSGPLVRSSYHAAGD, from the coding sequence ATGAGCCGTTACAGCGAAATCCGCCCCAGTGAGCGCTTACCCGAATGGTTAAGACGTCCCATCGGTAATGCCTCGGCGATTGAGCAGGTGCAATCCCTGGTCAAACAAAATGGGCTGAACACGATTTGCGAGGAGGGACGCTGCCCTAATCGGGGGGAGTGTTATGCAGCCGGCACCGCAACCTTCTTGCTAGGAGGCTCCATCTGCACCCGTAGTTGTGCGTTCTGCCAAGTCGATAAAGGCCGTGCGCCCGAAGCCTTGAACCCTGAGGAGGGGGGACGGGTGGCAGAAGCCGTGCTTCGCATGGGTCTGCGCTACGTGGTCCTCACGGCCGTAGCCCGCGATGACCTTGAAGACCATGGAGCCAGCTTGTTCACAAGCGCAATGGCGGCGATCCGTGCCCGCAATCCCTTGATCGCGATCGAAGTGCTCACCCCAGACTTCTGGGGCGGTGTGGCCGATCAAGCCAAAGCCCTCCAGGCTCAACAGCAACGTCTCGCCAGCGTTCTGAAGGCACAGCCCGTTTGTTTCAACCACAATCTTGAAACGGTGAAGCGACTGCAAGGCGAAGTTCGCCGTGGGGCGACTTACACACGCTCGCTTGGGCTGCTTGCCGCGGCCAGAGAACTTGCCCCATCGATACCCACCAAAAGTGGCCTGATGCTCGGCTTGGGCGAGAGCAAAGAGGAAGTCATCGACACCTTGAAAGACCTACGCCATGTGGATTGTCAGCGCATCACCCTCGGCCAATACCTCAGGCCATCTTTGGCCCATATCCCCGTAGCGCGTTACTGGCACCCCACCGAATTTGCAGAGCTTGGGGCCATCGCCACAGACCTTGGTTTTACTCAAGTGCGTAGTGGGCCATTGGTTCGCAGCAGCTATCACGCAGCGGGAGACTGA
- the recR gene encoding recombination mediator RecR, which produces MIDQFERLPGIGPRTAQRLALHLLRQPEEQIHSFADALLAARSQVGECQTCFHLSAEPTCEICRNPERSIGLLCVVADSRDLLALERTREYVGTYHVLGGLISPMDGIGPEMLQISSLVKRVAADEIKEVILALTPSVEGDTTSLYLARLLKPFTEVSRIAYGLPVGSELEYADDVTLSRALEGRRAVE; this is translated from the coding sequence TTGATCGACCAGTTCGAACGTCTCCCCGGCATTGGTCCACGGACTGCACAACGGCTGGCCCTTCATTTGCTGCGCCAACCAGAAGAGCAGATCCATAGTTTTGCTGATGCTCTCTTGGCAGCAAGGAGTCAGGTGGGGGAATGTCAAACCTGTTTCCATCTCAGTGCGGAACCCACCTGTGAGATCTGCAGGAATCCAGAGCGCTCCATAGGCTTGCTTTGCGTCGTTGCCGATTCAAGGGATCTGCTCGCCCTCGAACGCACCAGAGAATATGTAGGCACTTACCACGTTTTGGGTGGCCTGATCTCTCCAATGGACGGCATCGGACCAGAAATGCTGCAGATCAGCAGCCTCGTCAAAAGAGTTGCAGCAGATGAAATTAAAGAGGTGATCCTTGCTCTCACCCCAAGCGTGGAGGGGGATACCACGAGTCTTTATTTGGCACGCCTACTCAAACCGTTTACGGAAGTGAGTCGAATCGCCTACGGCCTTCCCGTTGGAAGCGAACTGGAATATGCCGACGATGTCACCTTGAGTCGGGCTTTGGAAGGGCGTCGAGCAGTTGAATGA
- the psbP gene encoding photosystem II reaction center PsbP, whose amino-acid sequence MRFPLQVPLRSLLSIVCVVLLTACSGAGAGLNSFQSPDGRYAFLYPTGWTRVAVTGGPTVVFHDLINSDETVSLVVSEVNADNDLQALGSAVAVGERLRRDVIAPDGSGRNAELIEAREREASGHTFYDLEYAVHLQDRDRHELATVVVDRGRLYTLATSTNESRWPRVKDLFESVITSFTLLI is encoded by the coding sequence ATGCGCTTTCCGTTGCAAGTTCCGCTCCGATCGCTCCTCAGCATTGTCTGTGTTGTGTTGCTTACCGCTTGCAGCGGTGCTGGAGCCGGCCTTAACTCGTTCCAAAGTCCTGACGGCAGATATGCCTTCCTCTATCCCACGGGTTGGACCCGGGTAGCGGTTACGGGGGGGCCCACGGTTGTTTTTCACGATCTGATCAACAGCGATGAAACGGTGAGCCTTGTGGTCTCGGAAGTGAATGCTGATAACGACCTGCAGGCACTGGGCAGTGCTGTTGCCGTTGGGGAACGTTTGCGCCGTGACGTGATCGCTCCAGATGGCAGCGGCCGCAATGCTGAGTTGATCGAGGCACGAGAGCGGGAGGCCTCAGGTCATACGTTTTATGACTTGGAGTACGCCGTGCATCTTCAGGATCGCGATCGCCATGAGCTGGCCACCGTCGTTGTGGATCGAGGCCGCTTGTACACCCTTGCCACAAGCACCAATGAAAGCCGCTGGCCTCGCGTTAAAGACTTATTTGAATCTGTGATTACATCGTTTACGTTGTTGATCTGA